The Quercus robur chromosome 3, dhQueRobu3.1, whole genome shotgun sequence DNA segment ttattgtttattattaacAACTTATTTTCTCTACAATTATAAAAAGTGATGTGAGAATAGTTATTAGGACTCTAGacttattatttattaactaatgaaacaaaattaatgAATAACGGTAGttagttgtaacttgtaagtagTTGTCTAAAACcataatttcaaatttggatTATAGGCTTCTGACAAGTTTATgttttaattggtgttttagtttaatgataaaaaaatattatagagcATACACCataataaaagccaacaaaaatatGTTCACCAAAACACATAAATGTTTAACAAATTCTGGTATTTAGGCGAGTGGTTATGATTGTCATATGATGGGAACAAGTACAAATTATTAGTAGCTTTTCCTACCATTGCAACTTTCGATTGTTAAAGTTTAAAGAGAAAAGCAAGAGTGATGTTGTAGATAATGAACAGATTACATATCAAATTGTATATGACATACCACACCACTTCTCAAACATCAGCTATTTAAAGGCCACAAAGCCAGAGAGTAACTTCTCAACTAGCTTTTCATAGAGCCCATTGGAATCTTGGATGTCATGTAAGCTTTACATACTTATCAGATTCTTGAATCTGATGAGTATGGAATTCTGCTACTGATATAAATCCATCCATGGGTCCTTAAAAAGCATGGGGTTGGAGTGAGGGCTTCATCACCCTCACTCTGCTCCTACATTCAAAAGTTTGCCTTTGCATAGTCATTTACCTCAGcacatgaagaagaagaagcacatTAATTCTCTTTTAGTGGTACTGGTCTTTGGCTGAAGCATGGCAAACCGGCAAGTCAGAAAACGGCATCAGATAGTCTTTctagctctctctctatatatatttccttcTGTAATGTTGGGGTAGTTCTTGCATGAGAGCAATAAAAGTAGTGTGTGTTAAGAACTTGTTTCCAGACCTACCAAGGTGAGCTTTCAGAATTATTCCATTTGCAGTAGACTAAACTATTGTTTTCTGCAAATTTGAGTAATGATGTGACCACCTCTCTTTCTGTGTGTGCAAGTCCATGCATATGTGTGTTTCTGTAATTCAAATACGATTGTAATATGTAGTTCCTATATGAGCGGTTGAgatcttattttgttttcaattggTAGTCCATCAACCAATAAAAGCTAAGAACTTCGACAAAAATTCATTCCATTTGAGATATGTTCTACTGTATGATATGGGTCATGACTGAATTTCTCTTCTGAAGAGCCAATTTCACCTTGTACTTgatctatttaatttatattcttttcgAGTTTGAATTCATCAAAGCAAACACTGATTATATTCTCAGGCTACAGTATGGGAATCGGTCAACACATTCAGTACCATAAACCAACGAAAATTCTGCTTGTTTTTTGGACAAGTAACTAATGGCTGGTTATGGAACTAACGTAGAAAATCTCAGAATTTTGAGCATCTTTTGACTTCTTTCTACCAGCCCATGTGGAAAATTCAGTACTTGCAAAACTTTAACTGCAATGAACTCGATCTATACAATCCAATAGAAATTGcaagtaaatgaaaaaattcatCTCATTTCTGATATATTGAAATGCAAAATGTACATAACTAGTGACAAGTGACTCTATATCCACCCACTTTGCATAGACTAAAACTCAAGACAACCCATTTGGCCATCTGGATCTATagcctaataaaaaaaactcacaaCACATACGAGCTCAGATAGGAAataccaaaaagaagaaaaaaaaatgggttgTGGATAAAGAATAACAAATTAATATGTAACCGGCAGCTTCTGTACGACCCTCGTTCAGTTTTTCCAAGACCCCTTTCCTAACTTTAAAAGAGAAGCATATAGCAATTCATTCCAAGTATCTGGTACTCCAGGCAAGCACCAATGGCTGCAATCTTGAAATTGTTCAGCGGCGGCATTCTGTTCTTCTACTGTCTTGTATTCCCTTCTGTAAACGGACGGGTGTCCATCTTTTCTGTAATCCGTAAGCCTACTTATGTTCATATATACTACAGGAGATCTCATGCTTTGAAGCACGTGCTCTAGAGTTCTCATCTTTGAAGGGTACTTTGCTAAGTATGTTTCATTAAAGATTGGCTCAGTTTCTTTGTGGCACTGTCCTCCTGAGTTCCATTGACCCCCTCTGCAGCAACATCAAACAGGTCAGTGGTGCAATACCACAGGTAGAGACAGAAGAGGTCTAACTTCCATTATTCATATCTACATCCCTTACAGTGAAAGAAAATATCAAGGATGACATAAGTTTTTGCCAGGTTCAGAAAATGCTTTAGCCTTTTCAATGTAAAGCAGCATTAGATGAATTCAAATGTTGAAAAATGTTCTCTTAGACTCAATATAAGAGGACATCATTACATGAGAGAATATTTACTTCATCAAAAAAGCTCAGAACTGGATAAGCTTGAAAATTATTTGGTATAGCACTATATAAAGTCAGTCCACTCAATTTGAATGTGTCAGGTCCATGAATAAAAATATCTGACAGAACTGATGGGAGGTTTGCAATTACTACTTTATTTAGTTGTGAGGTTAAATTTGCAATTGACTAGTAAATATTTCTTCTGAAATATTCCATAAGTTTTAGCTATAGTTCACTACAAACAAAGACTTCCTGACATAGTCCAGGTATTTATCTGTTAattcaatttatcaaaaaattaaagtattttACCAGTTAATTCTAGGCATCAAAATTCCAACAATGAGCTTTATGCTaagtttcaataataaatcaacACATAAAGATTAGGTCCACTATGCAAGTTTGCACCTCAAGATTTTGAATGGTCAATTATGCATAGAGCTTAGCTGTACAAAATTCCTTACTTAGCCTAATAACTCAAAAAGCTACTAGAGTATGGCACTGTGAGAATGGAGCAAAGAGAAAAATGTAGGTTGTTAGCGCTTAGCACATAAGTGGAGGTAAGCTAGAGTAAAGAAATAGTCCTAAACCTGAAATGGGTGAGTGAATATCCTCTGAAGAAAACCTGAGTCCGGTTGAAATCAATGTTCTTGTCAACCCATCTAGCCCAAGTGGTGAGAGCCCTCTTGTATGCTTCCAAAGCCTTGAGTCTTGGGTACACATAGTTGCCTTCTTGGTAATAGTCTTCACTGTAGGACCACCAATGCAAGAAATCAAGAACACACAAGCTTATTTTTCATGATCACAATAACAATCATGCCCTACAGATAATAGTAATATGGCAATTTAAATGCaaaattctattatttgttCCTAAATTACGAAACAGGctaaaatagattttattgtcCCTTAACTTTAATGTTGTttgtcattttggtccctaatgTTACATTTCAAAACTTACAATTAACCccctaaattttcaaatttgtccGTCCCGTCAAGTTCCATTAACTTCTGATTGTTAACTATCCCTAAACAACGTCATTGTGTTAAAAAAAGGGAGGAGGGGTGGGGGGGAGTAAACCTAAGCAACCACAATGACAGCAATTCAATAACTTGGGGTTAATtgcaatttttaaaacttgaaggACCAAAATAATAGTAATTCGAAAGTTCAGGCAATTGCACATCTTGAAACTTGGGGACCAAAAATGACAGCAATGCCAAAGTTTAAAGGAACTAAAATGTATTGTAGcctaaaaaatattgtaaccaATGGCTTTCAGCATTTTCAATACCACAATGCTAGGCACACACAACATAGAAGCaagctttttaaaaaaccaGAATGACAACACTCACCCTCTTGATGTTTTCTCATGGGTCCACCAGTGGCCTGTATTGAAGACTAAGACATCGGCATCATGATACATTGAAGTTGTCTGGTCCATCAAATCCAATCTTAATGTCTCAAATGACCCACTTCTACCTTTGAAAGATGATTCTCTAACAAGGAATGGAGAAGGAACAAAATCCAGAGAACAGTTATAGTCCTAAAATACAGCAAATGCATGGGAAATTAGAGGGTTACATACCAACATCTTAGATTATGTTTTAAGGATATTAGGATAATACTCTCAGAAACTTGCCTCAAATCTGAAAGCATAAATGCCCTTCTTCTTGAATTCTGTCCTTCCTGAGATCTCATAAACCTTATCCTTGTTTTTGGCTGCATGGCGGAGTATACACGCCAAAGATTCCCACATGTTCCTATTCAGTGAATCTCCTACAAAAGCCAGCCTCTTTCCTCTCACTCTCTCCAGAAAATCAGTGGCATTCAGACTGAGAATAACATCAGAAATTAACAGAGGAATAAGAACaaggattttatatttttagttcTTAATAGACAAAATTTGATAAAGAGGTTCCCATATTAACAACACTGCACTTCAAACATCAACCATACTACACTACAGGGGAAGATCCCCTACCTTTTAAGCCCTCCAATTCTCTCCAAAATTTATCCAGACATGAGACACATGATATTCAAGAAATTCAATGGTCTTAAAAAACCTATGAAACCACACGAAGACCATTGGATTTTTTAAACACCAAGTGCCTTGGACTTCAGGATACAAATAaatatagaatatcaacattATAAAGATTTGGTCATTTATCCATAAATAAAGTTGATTAAAAGAACAAATCTGGTAAATTTTTCATATGGGAACCATTTGATATGCTACCAAACATTGGGTATGATTCCTGCACCTTGCTATGAATTTTATCCCATTCACCAATTTCTAGTACCTATGAAACCATGCCGAGTAACAAGTAACAAGTAACAATACTCACTAAGATGACAACAGATTTTCCAGGTCACCTCACATTAAACTCTAAGTTTGTATAACCAACTTGTAATTATGGAACACATCAAGCTAACAATGTAACTTCTAACTGTTTGTTCATTCTTTCAAGAACACTATGCAATTAAAAGTcgaattttcaattgaatttttctTGCTTACAAAATCAGCAAAAGCATCAAGAGAGACAATACCTTGGGATGTCACACCCATTTGGCTGCCATTTCCATTTTAAAAATCCATCATCTGGCCTCTGATGAAGGTGGCAATCAAAATCCCTATCAATGTGAGGGCAAGAACCAGCAGGATAGTAAGGCTTTGAATCATCTCTCACCCATCTACCATCAAATATGTCACATTTTTCATTAGAACCACCATCCATTTTCCTTAGTAGAGAACCATAATTAGAAATTGTGCTTTTGTTCTTCTCATCCGAATTTCCTTCTTGACTTGCCTTGTAAGCAATTTCTTCTCTAGTAGCAGCTTTATCTAGTCCTGCATTGTACGAAAAATTGCCCACATTCTTATTTTCTGTGCCATTATTCCGATTACTCGAATTCCTTGCTACTGAATTCATATCTTTTACGCTAGAAAGGCTCAAATTCTCAATAACAATTCCTTCTTTACCACGCAAGCTTTCATCTTTCACAGTCTTAGAGAAGTTACCAGAATTATTCTTCCTTAAAATCAATCCTCCATCTGAAGCGAAAGAATCGCCCACTTTCTCTTTATCAGGAAAGCTTCCATTTTTAAGGCTCTCAGTTAAATTCCCAAAATGGGTTTTCCCTGAACCCATCCTTGCCTCCTTAAGATCTCCCATTTTAGTGTCCCCTGAAACATTTGCTTCATGGGTTTTGTAGGGCACATGTCCTTCTTTACTCCCTTGAAACGAACCCACATCGCTCTCCACCTTTGAAGTAGCATTGGTATTACTAGCAACAGGTGATAGAGACCCAGAAGTACTTGAAAATGGCAGTGTAGAATTAACACCAACACTAACAAACCCTTGCAACCAAGGTTTGCCAACCAATGACTTATTCAGCAAAAGTACGACAACAACAAGAAGAGAAACTCCAATCCccaaaccaaacccagaaaaaacaTTTCTTCTTGGCAGTACAAACTGCTCTGAAAGTGGTAGTTTTCTCATTTCCATGTACAATGGAGGTGATGGAAATGTGAAGGGTGAGAGAGGGAATCTATGTTGCGTAAAAAACGTTTGGACTTTTGGCAAAGGAACAATATACAGTAGGAAGAGAACTTGAGGTTCGGAGACCACAAGGGTGAAGCATCGGATAATGCTTGATCTTTGGTTCTgttttgaaaaagataaaagagaacAGAGTAATAGCGTTGACGCAGAAGTGACCGTGTTTGAAAAGGTTActactttctagtttctaccGCTGTTTGCggagagagaaaactgaaagtTGTAGTAGAATGACCATAGTGCCTATTCTTTTCTGTTGTTCCAATGGTAGGAACTGGGAATAATAATAttgtctttttcaaattttcggCCAAAACTCACATTCAAATTGTCGATTTAtctcctatcaaaaaaaaaaaaaaaaaattgtcaatttatcctatcaaaaaaaaaaattgttgatttattctaaataaaaaataaaaaattttcgaTTTatctcctataaaaaaaatgtggattTATCACAAGCTTCAAATGTTTAAactcttatattattattattttttaatatatggaGTACATTTTAAGTGAGGGAAGGGACTTTGAACGTGGAATCCAACTTTTTCACCAAATTTAAGCTTAAATTAACTTTCCCGTTACCAATTCTCCAAAACCCTAATCCCATTCGATTTAATTCCACTTTTCTCTCCTTATTTCCAATCCCCTCGCAAActcattttctcaaaattttcgcCAAAATTACCACTTTATTTCAATCCTTAGAATCCCTAATTCGATTCGTACTCAAATTCCTATGCTCCTCTTATGCTTAGTACTAGCACTGGCACTCTCAAAAACCCTTCGCTTGGAGAAAATCTTAGTGAGGTCAAAAGATCTAGGGCTTCTACCTCTCAAGACAGATGTCATGGACCACTAGACACATGTATCAGCATTGTTTAAGAGATTAGGGAATGGGTGTGTGCCAAGGAAGCATCGTGTTTTAATGTGTACCTAAGGGAAGCAGTGTGTCCCATATTGTCTTCTTTGTGTTGTTGGGTTCATATTTGTGAAGATCTTCATGTTATTgggttctttcttttttttttcttttctttttaataaaaatgaataaagttttaatgctaaaattttttacaaacaaaAGAGTTTGAAGTTATGATGAACTTACAatactaaaatgacaaaaatgaaatttataacATGAAAATGAcaattgttcaaattaaaaaggcataatatgtatttttgctattgttttttaaatacaaGCTTATaaatggtttcaaaaaaaaaaagaaaaagagagagagagagaataattcccattaacaaaaaagaaaaaagagagagagaatagtatTAGATATTCATATTGCACATATATAGAATGAACTATAAAAGAGTTGATTAATTGGAGGGAGCAACCcataaatttttatgttaatgtATATAGGTCCATTGGGCTTTAGTCCCACACTCCCAccttaaatttcttatattgCATGCATACTTGTAAGTCTTGTATTATATATACGGACGTGATTTAAATACAATATTTAGGTGctgttttttaggttttttacttaaaattctaacatgtggcttttttttttattgatgaaggtatatttttttagttaagtgaCCACATGGAagaatcttaagaggggaaTATCTAAGATAttgtatataagtttttttcCTACACGTATCTctatatctttatatattaataggaTTCAGAAtgttttattgtcttttttacttccaaaaatacccataatttaattaatttatccttattcctaaaatataaaaatgagattaaaactgtaatttgacaaaaattaaaaacaaaaacgtaCCAATGTTTATAAAACTAAaccattttctataaaatttccCACTACCTCATCTACACAAACAAAACTATCCCatgttcctataaaaaaaataaaaaaacactacCCCAagttcctattaaaaaaaaaagtctaaaaaaagAGCCTCATTACACACACGAATcgtgtgtgatgaggctagtgcatattttatataaatgcaTCTCACGCACAGCTTATTCTAAGTTGATCGATTTTGCAAGAGGGAATTGCAACCCCTTAAAAGATTGGCATGAGATTGTTGTATGTGTAGGTTTATCCAATTTGCAGTTTGCATCACACATTTCTGATAATCAAATTTAAACCTTATACCACAACCATGTGGTAACTGATAAGCTTCCAAGAACAACTTTATTGCTAtcctttgttttctatttgaaagagaaaaagagattaagaaaaaaaaagtaataatgatattttttactATCATTTTACTGAAAAGTCTGTGCTATATTAATCTCATATAAAATTAGGTCTCAATCTTATCATAACAAGAATGCAATGAAATCTGTCTAGTATAGAGTCTTTTGGTTGAATATtagagaaaatcgagtttattTGTGATATGGGTACTGTTCAAAGTTATTTGGGAAAGAGAGGTTGCTgaaattctaacaaaaagttGAATTTCGGTAATCTCATTACCAAAATTCTTGCTGTACAAAATTACTGCCCAACTACCAGGTGAAGTGCCCGAAGGAGGACTGGTTGAAAGGAAaccaattgtggcaaccaagttgtCGAAATTGTAGAggagtgaggagagagaaaataggaattgtggcaaccaagttgccgaaaatgggaggaaaaaaaaaaaaaaaagagaatcgtggcaaccaagttgccgaAAACTTGGGGAGAAATTTaatatgcaaaaataaaaatatatcaaaaagaGTTGGAGGCATGAAATAATATTAGGGAAAAATGGCAatgaaaataatcataataatattcaaatttcaaaaatataatataacaattcttgattacataaaaatattaatcattctttttaaaatgCACATATagcttacaaaattttactaCCAATATTTATTTACagttgtttatttgtttttatgaaaagaaaattttttaaaactaaaattgattatgtcacaagaaaattaaatgaattagttatattataatttggaaagTGAATATGAGAAGAacttaaatataaaaacttaattagtaattttcaaTCTCAAAAAGTAAGAAGAatgtattttaatattttttaaaataatgaattttacaTATAAGAAATACTCCATTTCAATCttatttcaaaatcaattatatcataagaaaattaaatgaattactcatattatcaattaaaaagttGTTATTAGGAAAACCTATATATACTAACTAAATTAATAAGAAGAGTAgcttttatgtaaaaaaaaattaatttttaaaaaaaaaaaaactataatggATTTTAGATATGAAATGGTCCTGCTTAAGATTATGCTCTCTCTTAGGTCTCAACTTGATTTAAGCCGGTACTGATTATATCTATAACTCATTAGTGGCGTGGTCTTGTcatattgtgtttcttttgttaataatattttctcattcaatgttgaaattttattttgcataAGACAGATCCCTGGAGCGGTAAGAAAATTTCATCTATGTTTGCTTTGATATGGTTTCAATGAAGCTATGAATGTTTAATGGAATGATTTgtttattagcaaaaaaaaaaaaaaaaaatcctcctaTTTTCGGCAACTTGATTGCCACAattcctattttctctctcctcactccCCTATAATTTCGacaacttggttgccacaattggtTTACTTTCAGCACTTCACCTGACAACTGGGCAGTAATTTCGGGTAGTAAGAATTTCAGTAATGAGATTACTgaaattcaaacttttctctctcatactttttgttagaattttggtAACACCATTGCTAAAATTCGCTCTCTTTCctcaattttctaaataattttaaataataccCATACTACAaataaacttgattttctatAATATTCAGTCAAAAGACTTGTCTAGAATAGGTTTTTTCTTaacataatttatttagtttataaataactttttaaagctttatttgttttttgttttttttttattgataaaaaaaaagtacaaaggTGCTGAGGGGCTTTTATGTCAGAACAACGCAAATTGAAAACTCAGTTCCCGCCGACACTTGGTGGAAAACGTGGCATATCCTTGTACTAAATACTAATAAAGTTTTATACTTATGGTGATGCGCACGTGTCGCTGTCTCTCGAGAAAAGCATATATGGGTCTATGGACCATGATGATGCACCGCAAATTGCAATAATTGGAGGTTTAAAACGTGGCACAATCTGGGAAGATCAGAACTGTCCATCGCTTAAATCAATGGTCTGCGATACTCTGGATTCTTGGCTGGAATCTGGACTATGCAGTagtagtactttttttttttgataagtatgcAGTAGTACTGTAGTAGTACTTGCTTGCACTGGAATAGACCGACGTTCTACGTTTTTGAGATATTgaacacaaaagaaaacaaaataagtttGGGCTGAACCCTGTGTTCTTTTGGTTTTGCAATAGGGATTGGGTGGGGTTGAGTTTTGTGGGCTTTTGATAATTGggcttttatcatttttaaataaCCCATAGTTAGGCAAGAATTTGGGTTGTGTATAGTTTAAATAAGTGATTCAACAGCATCTGAGGTAGATTGATATCTCCCCAGGTACTAAATAAGGGTCCTTTGGTTGGAGGTGGAATAGGGAGGATAgaaatgaaatgagaaaaaagtggagaggaaatatttttagtgggtgtttggttggaagaaCAAGAGGAATAAAAGTTGATGGGGCCTAGATGTTTTCTCTACTAGTccaccaaaatattttatttccaaactggagaaaaaacaagagagaAAAGGTTTGGACTAAAACACCCTCTACTACAATGTGCttggttttctaatttgttacttttttttattattattatctagtATGGATTGaaagtaaatttattcaaattacattttctatcccTTTACTTTTCCACTCCCAAACCAAACACCATgagagaaaaactaaaaatttttctATCCTCTTTCCATCTTCTATCCCAGTGGTGGCTCTACGTTCAGTTtagggtggtcctgtgaccaccctaacctgaaatttttttttagtatatataaattttaaaaatttatgattttttaatccttaaaaaatatttgtggccatcctaaatttttttaggcctaacataattaaattttggacaaa contains these protein-coding regions:
- the LOC126718455 gene encoding protein trichome birefringence-like 2, coding for MEMRKLPLSEQFVLPRRNVFSGFGLGIGVSLLVVVVLLLNKSLVGKPWLQGFVSVGVNSTLPFSSTSGSLSPVASNTNATSKVESDVGSFQGSKEGHVPYKTHEANVSGDTKMGDLKEARMGSGKTHFGNLTESLKNGSFPDKEKVGDSFASDGGLILRKNNSGNFSKTVKDESLRGKEGIVIENLSLSSVKDMNSVARNSSNRNNGTENKNVGNFSYNAGLDKAATREEIAYKASQEGNSDEKNKSTISNYGSLLRKMDGGSNEKCDIFDGRWVRDDSKPYYPAGSCPHIDRDFDCHLHQRPDDGFLKWKWQPNGCDIPSLNATDFLERVRGKRLAFVGDSLNRNMWESLACILRHAAKNKDKVYEISGRTEFKKKGIYAFRFEDYNCSLDFVPSPFLVRESSFKGRSGSFETLRLDLMDQTTSMYHDADVLVFNTGHWWTHEKTSRGEDYYQEGNYVYPRLKALEAYKRALTTWARWVDKNIDFNRTQVFFRGYSLTHFRGGQWNSGGQCHKETEPIFNETYLAKYPSKMRTLEHVLQSMRSPVVYMNISRLTDYRKDGHPSVYRREYKTVEEQNAAAEQFQDCSHWCLPGVPDTWNELLYASLLKLGKGSWKN